The Sulfurihydrogenibium sp. genome segment ACTTCCACCCAGAGTAATGTGATGCTCTGTAATTGCTGGAAAGCCAATTAAATTGAACCATTGAACTTGAAAGTCTGTGAACGGCTTTGGAGGATTAAAATTAGGTATATTATTTTTTGGCGTCATAACATCTAACCCTGAATAGCTTCTGATTGGAGATTTACCATAGTTATAACCAGCTCTTAATTTTAATGCTGGAGTTACTTGATACTCACCACCAACTGCTATCACGGTTTGGTCTTTCCATTTAAATTGTTTATAACCATCTGCTTTAGACCAGTTGATCCATCTTAAATCTAATCCAACTTTTAAGTTTGGTAATACTCTATAACCAATACCGGCTGCAACTTCTTGAGGTTGTTGTAATTTTAGGTCTTCATATGAGCCATTAGGGTTAGTTTTAAATACATGCTTATATTTCATAGAAACAGGAGATTGATAGTTAAAACCTACAGTTAAATCCCCAACTTTATAACCTATACCTAATTGTGCACCTACACCATAAGAAGATGATTGACCGCCACCAGCGTTATAATATCCACCAATACCATCTGGCATTGTAGCGCCCATATCAAGAGAGCCCCATGCTAAATCAAGTCCTACACCAACTGATAAATTAGGATTCACTTGATAAGAAACTGCTGGAATGATTCTCATAAACTGTAAAGTCGTATGCATATTAGATAAATATCCGTCTTTATCTCTATAATCTACACCCATACCAGAAACACCATATGCAGCAATACCGACAACCACTTGATCATTTATTCTGTTTGTAATTCCTATCTCTGGAACAGTAAAGAAGTTTGCTCTTGAAGAAACATAACCAGTATCACGAGGATTATTGCCATAAGGGTCTGTTCCGTTATATCTTGCTTTTACATCTGGCATAAATAAAATACCACCAAAGCTTACAGTAAAGCCTTTTTCTGAGTTCATCCATGCTGGGTTTCTAAAGATTGAATCAACAGAGCCAATTGGCATACCAACGCCAAGACCACCCATTGCTTCGGATGCTGGAGTAACACCTATCATGTTATCTCCGTTTGTTGCCATTGCAGACCCTGCTACTGCAAGAATTGCAGCTGACGCTAAAACTTTTCTCATAATACTAACCTCCTACAAAAATATATTTGCATATATTCAATACAAAAAATATTAAGTTGTCAAACACTAACTTAATAGGGTTTTTTGTAAATATTAAGATATTTGAATGTTTTAATGAAAAATACGTCAGATGAGAAATTCAATAAACCAGGAGATTCTTCGCTAACGCTCAGAATGACATCTTTAAGGTCAAGATTCTTTGCCGGCTGTAGAATGACAGTGTGGATTATTGGAACAGTCTCACTAAATATATATTAAAAATTCTTCCTCCAATCTCTTATAAAACCTAATAAGTCTTTAACACCTTTATATCTTCCACTACAGACATTGTCCTTTTCAAGCATGTAATATTGGTCTAAAGTCATGATGGGTTTAGACATCAAAGAGAATATTGGTAAAAGTAGTTTAAATGTTTTCTTTGGCACAGGCATAACAACTCTTTTGACACCTATAAAATCTAAGGCAAATTTAAAAAGTTCAACATAATTTATAACTTCATTACCGCAAAGCTCAAAAATTTCATTTTTTATATCAAAAATAACAGCCTTTTCAAAACAATCTGCAACATCTAAAACGCTTACAGGTTGCACTTTTGCATCATAAGGAGCCATAAATATTGGGGTTATCTTGCTGTAGAATCTAAAATCTTCGAACAGTTTCTGCTCTCTTCCAATAATAATAGAAGGTCTAAAAATGACATAATTCAATCCAGATTTTATAATATACTCTTCAGCCATTGCCTTGGTTTTTAGATATCTGCTTTTAGAATCAATATCAGCACCAAGGGCTGACATCTGAACGAATTTCTTAACCCCGACGGCTTTACTTGCATCTACTAAGCTCTTTGTTATTTCAAAATGAACCTTTTCAAATGTTTGATTGCTTGTTTCTGTGAGTATTCCGATGAGATTGATTACTATGCCCGGTTTAAATCTATAGATAGGCTCTTGAATGTTATTATCGTTTATTTGAACATAATTTATTAAGGGTAAATCTTTAAATACTTCTTGAATTTTTTTTATATTTCTTGCAGGCAAAATAAGATTAACTTTATTGTACAGATTTCTAACTATATACCTACCAACAAAACCATCAGAACCATAAATTATAACGTTCATAGATACTCCTTTTAGTGACTCCTTGCAAAAATCAACATCGTCATTATGCAGCCGAGCGAAGAATTTCCGCCTTTTCACTCTCACTTATTCACTAACTTATCTTCTTTAAAAAAATCTTTCGGACTAAAGTCATCAAGGATGACGGACGAAAGTAAACTCATTTTACGCATATTATACAACTTGCAGGAATTTTAGAACATCCTCTACTCCTTAAAGGCTTTAAAATAAATCTAAGTCAATAAGAAGATAGATTCAATTAGAATTTGACTGTTTAACCCTTTCAAATGTAGAGACAAGTTTTGAATTTGAAAGGAGAGTGTTTAAGATTTTATTTTTGTTTTTTATTTCTGAGATTATGAATAAAGAAAAACTAAAAATACCAATAGCAAGTAATCCACCAAGTATTCTATCTGTAAGTTTTACATATTTGATAGTATAGAGTCTTTTTTTAAGCAAACTATCAACAATGATGCTTAGTCCTAAGGTAAGCAAAACTATGAAAGAAAAAGCCATGAAATCAATAATCAATATATTTCCTGAGAAAACTTTACTAAAGAAGATGCTAAGAGGTTTATAGAACAAATATCCTAAAAAAACTCCTAAACCAAATCCAAGAATTTTCAAGAAAATATTAAAAAAACCTCTGTAAAAACCATTAAATATCAAATAAGTAAAAATCAGCAATAAAATTAAATCAACCATAATGAATATTTCGTCAAAAATAGTTTTTAACTTAATTTTTCTTTAACTATCTTGCTAATTACAGAACCTTCTGCCCTTCCCTTTACTTTATCCATAACCGCTTTGACCACTTTCCCCATATCTTTTATAGAAGAAGCACCAACTTCCTGAATTGTCTCTTCAACTATTTTTATTAGCTCTTCTTCTGATAATGGCGGTGGTAAGAATTGCTGAACTATCTCTATTTCCTTTAATTCTTTTTCTGCTAAGTCTTTTCTGCCGGCTTGTTCATACTGTGTGTATGCTTCTTTTCTTTGCTTTATGTATTTTTGAAGTATAGAAATTATCTCTTCGTCAGTAAGCTCTTTTTTTGAATCGATTTGAACTTTTTTGATTTCAGAGATTAGCATTCTGATTGTTGATAACTTCTCCTTATCGCCGCTTTTCATTGCGGCTTTCATCTCTTCTTGAAGCTTATTAAAAAGCTCTGCAGCCATATTATAACAATCCTTTTTTCTTTAATGCTTTAATTAATCTTTTTCTTGCAGCTCTTTCTTTTCTTTTTCTTTTTACAGATGGCTTTTCATAAAACTCCCTTCTTTTACATTCTGTGAGAATACCTTCTTTTTCAATTATTTTTCTGAATTTTTTCAATGCCTTCTCAATATCGCCTTCTACTATTACTGTTGCCATTAACCTTTCATCCTCCTTAAAATAAGAATTAATTCTAATATTCTATCATTTTTTTTATTTAAATTGCAAGCTTCTGTATAAAATGATAAAATTTTTTAATAAAAAAGTTGGAGGAAATATAATATATGGCAATAGTATATTTTGAGAACAAATTCGTCCCGGAAGAAGAAGCAAAAATCAGCATAAAAACCAACTCTTTCCACTATGGAACA includes the following:
- a CDS encoding outer membrane protein transport protein, which codes for MRKVLASAAILAVAGSAMATNGDNMIGVTPASEAMGGLGVGMPIGSVDSIFRNPAWMNSEKGFTVSFGGILFMPDVKARYNGTDPYGNNPRDTGYVSSRANFFTVPEIGITNRINDQVVVGIAAYGVSGMGVDYRDKDGYLSNMHTTLQFMRIIPAVSYQVNPNLSVGVGLDLAWGSLDMGATMPDGIGGYYNAGGGQSSSYGVGAQLGIGYKVGDLTVGFNYQSPVSMKYKHVFKTNPNGSYEDLKLQQPQEVAAGIGYRVLPNLKVGLDLRWINWSKADGYKQFKWKDQTVIAVGGEYQVTPALKLRAGYNYGKSPIRSYSGLDVMTPKNNIPNFNPPKPFTDFQVQWFNLIGFPAITEHHITLGGSYQFTKNFAVDLAYVHAFEKKVESTGNMGGGLPLVGAKNSQNEIGIALRWSF
- a CDS encoding NAD(P)H-binding protein, translating into MNVIIYGSDGFVGRYIVRNLYNKVNLILPARNIKKIQEVFKDLPLINYVQINDNNIQEPIYRFKPGIVINLIGILTETSNQTFEKVHFEITKSLVDASKAVGVKKFVQMSALGADIDSKSRYLKTKAMAEEYIIKSGLNYVIFRPSIIIGREQKLFEDFRFYSKITPIFMAPYDAKVQPVSVLDVADCFEKAVIFDIKNEIFELCGNEVINYVELFKFALDFIGVKRVVMPVPKKTFKLLLPIFSLMSKPIMTLDQYYMLEKDNVCSGRYKGVKDLLGFIRDWRKNF
- a CDS encoding CvpA family protein; the encoded protein is MVDLILLLIFTYLIFNGFYRGFFNIFLKILGFGLGVFLGYLFYKPLSIFFSKVFSGNILIIDFMAFSFIVLLTLGLSIIVDSLLKKRLYTIKYVKLTDRILGGLLAIGIFSFSLFIISEIKNKNKILNTLLSNSKLVSTFERVKQSNSN
- a CDS encoding GatB/YqeY domain-containing protein, which gives rise to MAAELFNKLQEEMKAAMKSGDKEKLSTIRMLISEIKKVQIDSKKELTDEEIISILQKYIKQRKEAYTQYEQAGRKDLAEKELKEIEIVQQFLPPPLSEEELIKIVEETIQEVGASSIKDMGKVVKAVMDKVKGRAEGSVISKIVKEKLS
- the rpsU gene encoding 30S ribosomal protein S21, whose product is MATVIVEGDIEKALKKFRKIIEKEGILTECKRREFYEKPSVKRKRKERAARKRLIKALKKKGLL